One region of Xylanimonas ulmi genomic DNA includes:
- a CDS encoding ExeM/NucH family extracellular endonuclease: MTSPAGRRRRGGLAALLSASIAFPTTLALAAPAAASVSPQSPVVIDEVYGGGGNSGAPLNQDFIELWNTTDQPVTLDGWSIQYASSGGTWANGAQTNLTGTIPAHGSFLVGEALGANTALPALPAADVTGTIAMSGTGAKVALVQGTTRINCAGAACAALPDVVDLVGWGSGVNAWAGATAAPATSNATSIARTGHANTGVNGADFVAGAPTPSNSGDSGTDPTDPTDPTDPTDPTDPTPGQDTHTIAQIQGAGDASPLVGQTVTTSGVITAAYPTGGLDGYVVQTPGTGGAIDLATHTASDALFVYSPSTVRAVQIGQTVQVTGTVSEYHGLTELSVDSAQSLTVLPDAAPVTPASVDWPAAGPQRESLESMLYAPGQFTVSNTYTANQYSEVGLAAGDTPLLQPTDVARPGTPEAAAVEADNAARGVVLDDGATTNFLSSANSGLTPPYVSLTEPVRVGAAVTFTEPVIVDYRNDVWKLDPTRQVTADGAKPVAFENTRTTAPQNVGGDLKVGTFNVLNYFTTLGADFGGCSYYADRTGAPIAVNSCPGNGPRGAWDAASLQRQQDKIVAAINALDADVVGLLEIENSAALGEPHDEALATLVDALNAAAGGQVWAFVPSSADLPPASDMDVITNALIYKPASVERVGDSRALGDQSAVGQAFDNAREPIGQEFAPVGGGDPLFVVVNHLKSKGSAGPWPGDADTGDGQGASTESRVRQATALRDWLATVTDPDESVALIGDFNSYTQEDPLQVLYAAGYTDAASHLATNQWSYSFSGLSGSLDHVLLNGPALARAQGADVWEINAEESVALQYSRYNYHGTLFYAPDVYASSDHDPVIVGLAKGEGDANGPIDLDIVNLNDFHGRIDANTVNVAGTVEQLRAQNPDGTVFVSAGDNIGASLFASALQQDTPTLDVLNALGLSVSAVGNHEFDQGFADLTGRVADTADFPYLGANVYTKGTTTPALPEYDVEDVAGVEVGFVGVVTQETPTLVTPAGVAGLDFGDPVEALNRVTAQLKDGDPANGEADVVIALVHDGASAGTPDGATLEQEVAAGGPFAHVVTDTDPRVAAILTGHTHKQYAWDAPITGTDRTRPIIQTGNYGEFVGHTSLTIDPETFEVTDYTVENVARTTTPADELVAAYPRVAQVKTIVDAALAQADVIGSQPVGKVTADITTAFAGGAVSDGVWTGGTRDDRASESTLGNLVGNALRDSLASPERGGAQIGVVNPGGLRADLQVGEDGVITYAEANAVLPFVNNLWTLTLTGAQLTQVLEQQWQTNPDGTRPSRPYLALGLSDNVTWVARTADPNATPGDNVLAVYVNGTLVKPTDTFRVATFNFLGTGGDNFRAFTQATDVRDSGLVDRDAWIDYIQANSPLTPSFARTRTVVGELPATVAAGATASASLSGLDLTSLGSPVNTAAAVSLVPADDTSAEGVDLGEAPVTAGGADVAVTIPADTAAGEYALKVVSAPSGTTTLLPLTVEAAAPQYPAFSPSAVYTGGERVTYQGAVYQAQWWTQGAAPDASPWGSWMEVGAEVQTSQGTVLEWTDSWVYTGNETVAHDGHLWRAQWWTRNQEPGATPFGPWVDLGAIA; this comes from the coding sequence ATCACGTCCCCGGCAGGACGACGACGCAGGGGCGGCCTCGCCGCGCTGCTGTCCGCGTCGATCGCCTTCCCCACCACCCTGGCGCTCGCGGCGCCCGCCGCCGCAAGCGTCTCCCCCCAGTCGCCCGTCGTCATCGACGAGGTCTACGGCGGCGGCGGCAACAGCGGCGCCCCGCTCAACCAGGACTTCATCGAGCTGTGGAACACGACCGACCAACCCGTCACCCTGGACGGCTGGTCCATCCAGTACGCCTCGTCGGGCGGCACGTGGGCGAACGGCGCCCAGACCAACCTGACCGGCACCATCCCCGCGCACGGCTCCTTCCTGGTGGGCGAGGCGCTCGGCGCCAATACCGCGCTGCCCGCGCTGCCCGCGGCCGACGTGACCGGCACGATCGCGATGTCCGGCACGGGCGCGAAGGTCGCGCTCGTGCAGGGCACGACCCGCATCAACTGCGCCGGGGCCGCGTGCGCGGCGCTGCCCGACGTCGTCGACCTGGTCGGCTGGGGCAGCGGCGTCAACGCCTGGGCGGGCGCCACCGCCGCGCCGGCGACCAGCAACGCCACCTCGATCGCGCGCACGGGCCACGCCAACACGGGCGTCAACGGCGCCGACTTCGTGGCGGGCGCGCCGACGCCGTCGAACAGCGGCGACAGCGGGACGGACCCCACGGACCCCACGGACCCGACCGACCCGACCGACCCGACGGACCCCACGCCGGGTCAGGACACCCACACGATCGCCCAGATCCAGGGCGCGGGGGACGCCTCGCCGCTCGTGGGCCAGACGGTCACCACCTCGGGTGTGATCACGGCCGCCTACCCGACCGGTGGGCTCGACGGCTACGTCGTCCAGACCCCCGGCACGGGCGGGGCGATCGACCTGGCGACGCACACGGCCTCCGACGCGCTCTTCGTCTACTCGCCCTCGACCGTCCGCGCCGTCCAGATCGGCCAGACCGTCCAGGTCACGGGCACCGTGAGCGAATACCACGGGCTCACCGAGCTCTCGGTCGACAGCGCCCAGAGCCTCACGGTCCTGCCCGACGCCGCCCCCGTCACCCCGGCGAGCGTCGACTGGCCGGCCGCCGGCCCCCAGCGCGAGTCGCTCGAGTCGATGCTCTACGCGCCGGGCCAGTTCACGGTCTCGAACACCTACACGGCCAACCAGTACTCGGAGGTCGGGCTCGCCGCGGGCGACACGCCGCTCCTGCAGCCGACCGACGTCGCCCGACCGGGCACGCCCGAGGCCGCCGCGGTCGAGGCCGACAACGCCGCCCGCGGCGTCGTGCTCGACGACGGCGCCACGACCAACTTCCTGTCGTCGGCCAACAGCGGCCTCACGCCGCCGTACGTCTCGCTGACCGAGCCGGTGCGCGTGGGCGCGGCGGTCACGTTCACCGAGCCGGTCATCGTCGACTACCGCAACGACGTGTGGAAGCTCGACCCGACGCGCCAGGTCACGGCCGACGGCGCCAAGCCGGTCGCCTTCGAGAACACCCGCACCACGGCCCCGCAGAACGTCGGCGGGGACCTCAAGGTCGGCACGTTCAACGTGCTCAACTACTTCACCACGCTGGGCGCGGACTTCGGCGGCTGCTCGTACTACGCCGACCGCACGGGCGCCCCGATCGCCGTCAACTCCTGCCCGGGCAACGGCCCGCGCGGGGCGTGGGACGCGGCGAGCCTCCAGCGCCAGCAGGACAAGATCGTCGCGGCCATCAACGCGCTCGACGCCGACGTCGTCGGCCTGCTGGAGATCGAGAACTCGGCCGCGCTGGGCGAGCCGCACGACGAGGCGCTGGCCACGCTGGTCGACGCCCTCAACGCCGCCGCGGGCGGCCAGGTGTGGGCCTTCGTGCCGTCGTCGGCGGACCTGCCCCCGGCGTCCGACATGGACGTCATCACCAACGCGCTCATCTACAAGCCGGCCTCCGTCGAGCGTGTGGGCGACTCGCGCGCGCTGGGCGACCAGTCGGCCGTGGGCCAGGCGTTCGACAACGCGCGCGAGCCGATCGGCCAGGAGTTCGCCCCCGTGGGCGGCGGCGACCCGCTGTTCGTCGTCGTCAACCACCTCAAGTCGAAGGGCTCGGCGGGCCCGTGGCCGGGCGACGCCGACACGGGCGACGGCCAGGGCGCCTCGACCGAGTCGCGTGTGCGTCAGGCCACCGCGCTGCGCGACTGGCTCGCCACGGTGACCGACCCGGACGAGTCGGTCGCGCTCATCGGCGACTTCAACTCCTACACGCAGGAGGACCCGCTGCAGGTGCTCTACGCGGCGGGCTACACCGACGCCGCCTCGCACCTGGCGACCAACCAGTGGTCGTACTCCTTCTCGGGCCTGTCGGGGTCGCTCGACCACGTGCTGCTCAACGGCCCCGCCCTGGCGCGCGCGCAGGGCGCGGACGTCTGGGAGATCAACGCCGAGGAGTCCGTCGCGCTGCAGTACAGCCGGTACAACTACCACGGCACGCTGTTCTACGCGCCCGACGTGTACGCGTCCTCCGACCACGACCCCGTCATCGTGGGCCTGGCCAAGGGTGAGGGCGACGCGAACGGCCCGATCGACCTGGACATCGTCAACCTCAACGACTTCCACGGCCGGATCGACGCCAACACCGTCAACGTCGCGGGCACGGTCGAGCAGCTGCGCGCCCAGAACCCGGACGGCACGGTCTTCGTCTCGGCGGGCGACAACATCGGCGCCTCGCTGTTCGCCTCGGCGCTGCAGCAGGACACCCCGACGCTCGACGTGCTCAACGCTCTGGGCCTGTCGGTCAGCGCGGTCGGCAACCACGAGTTCGACCAGGGCTTCGCTGACCTGACCGGCCGCGTGGCCGACACCGCGGACTTCCCCTACCTCGGCGCCAACGTCTACACCAAGGGCACGACGACGCCCGCGCTGCCCGAGTACGACGTCGAGGACGTCGCGGGCGTGGAGGTCGGCTTCGTCGGCGTCGTGACGCAGGAGACCCCGACGCTGGTCACGCCCGCGGGCGTGGCCGGACTCGACTTCGGCGACCCGGTCGAGGCGCTCAACCGCGTCACGGCCCAGCTCAAGGACGGCGACCCCGCCAACGGCGAGGCCGACGTCGTCATCGCGCTCGTGCACGACGGCGCCTCGGCGGGCACGCCCGACGGCGCGACGCTCGAGCAAGAGGTGGCGGCGGGTGGGCCGTTCGCACACGTGGTCACCGACACCGACCCGCGCGTGGCGGCCATCCTCACGGGCCACACCCACAAGCAGTACGCGTGGGACGCGCCCATCACGGGCACCGACCGCACGCGCCCGATCATCCAGACGGGCAACTACGGCGAGTTCGTGGGCCACACGTCGCTGACGATCGACCCCGAGACGTTCGAGGTCACCGACTACACGGTCGAGAACGTCGCCCGCACGACGACACCGGCCGACGAGCTGGTGGCGGCCTACCCGCGCGTCGCGCAGGTCAAGACCATCGTCGACGCGGCGCTCGCCCAGGCCGACGTGATCGGCTCGCAGCCGGTGGGCAAGGTCACGGCCGACATCACGACCGCGTTCGCGGGCGGCGCGGTCTCGGACGGCGTCTGGACGGGCGGCACGCGTGACGACCGCGCCTCGGAGTCCACGCTCGGCAACCTGGTCGGCAACGCGCTGCGCGACTCGCTCGCCTCGCCCGAGCGCGGCGGCGCCCAGATCGGCGTCGTCAACCCGGGTGGCCTGCGCGCCGACCTGCAGGTCGGTGAGGACGGCGTCATCACCTACGCCGAGGCCAACGCGGTGCTGCCGTTCGTCAACAACCTCTGGACGCTGACGCTCACCGGCGCCCAGCTCACGCAGGTCCTGGAGCAGCAGTGGCAGACCAACCCGGACGGCACGCGACCCTCGCGCCCGTACCTGGCCCTCGGCCTGTCCGACAACGTCACCTGGGTGGCCCGCACGGCCGACCCCAACGCGACCCCCGGTGACAACGTGCTGGCGGTCTACGTCAACGGCACGCTGGTCAAGCCCACCGACACGTTCCGGGTGGCCACGTTCAACTTCCTGGGCACGGGCGGCGACAACTTCCGCGCGTTCACGCAGGCGACCGACGTGCGCGACTCGGGCCTGGTCGACCGGGACGCCTGGATCGACTACATCCAGGCGAACTCGCCGCTGACGCCGTCCTTCGCCCGCACCCGGACCGTGGTGGGCGAGCTGCCCGCGACGGTCGCCGCGGGCGCGACGGCCTCGGCGTCGCTCAGCGGGCTCGACCTCACCTCGCTGGGCTCGCCGGTCAACACGGCGGCCGCGGTCTCGCTCGTGCCGGCCGACGACACCTCGGCCGAGGGCGTCGACCTGGGCGAGGCGCCCGTGACCGCGGGCGGCGCCGACGTCGCGGTCACGATCCCGGCGGACACCGCCGCCGGCGAGTACGCGCTCAAGGTGGTGTCCGCGCCGTCGGGCACGACGACGCTGCTGCCGCTGACCGTCGAGGCCGCGGCGCCGCAGTACCCGGCGTTCTCGCCGAGCGCCGTCTACACGGGCGGCGAGCGGGTGACCTACCAGGGTGCCGTCTACCAGGCGCAGTGGTGGACCCAG
- a CDS encoding sterol carrier family protein codes for MPPRRRTDPAAGRAAVGAWLRGEAARRETTTAVRFTLEELADVAPGNAVEVRVPPAGAVQAVPGPRHTRGTPPNVVETDVETWLGLVTGRVTWDDAVADGRVRASGERADLSGLLPLQAARDR; via the coding sequence ATGCCCCCACGCCGCCGCACCGACCCGGCCGCAGGCCGCGCTGCCGTCGGCGCCTGGCTGCGCGGCGAGGCCGCGAGGCGAGAGACGACGACGGCGGTGCGCTTCACGCTGGAGGAGCTCGCCGACGTCGCGCCCGGGAACGCCGTCGAGGTGCGCGTGCCTCCGGCCGGCGCCGTCCAGGCGGTGCCCGGGCCGCGGCACACGCGCGGCACCCCGCCCAACGTCGTGGAGACCGACGTCGAGACGTGGCTGGGCCTCGTCACGGGCCGAGTGACCTGGGACGACGCCGTCGCCGACGGCCGCGTGCGGGCGTCGGGGGAGCGCGCGGACCTGTCGGGGCTGCTCCCGTTGCAGGCGGCCCGGGACCGCTGA
- a CDS encoding RNB domain-containing ribonuclease, producing the protein MPTRHLSLASTTSAEVRAALAALRAEIGLPAMFTPDVIDEARAAAQRDITRDRQDRRDVDFVTIDPPGSMDLDQAVHVASSGDGYIVRYAIADVAAFVTPGSALDREVNRRGTTVYGPDTRTPLHPPVLSEGAASLLPSQDRPAVLWTIGLDPHGEITSASVARALVRSRARLTYGEAQSALDDGTAPESLQLLADVGRLRQARERDRGGVSLDVPEQEVAQRRDGSFGLTFRRTLPVEGWNAQISLLAGIAAARMMREVGVGVFRTLPPADPRDLARLHRTADALGIDWPYDLPYPDLLTRLESRRPAHAAFLNEATTLFRGAGYLAFGVPGPDGVPVRLPDAGSPAVDGVSRHAAIASEYAHVTAPLRRLVDRYGAEVCLAHSAGRDVPRWVVDALPRLPQTMAATGRVASSFARSCVDIVEAALLGPRVGQRFDAVVVDVVEREGRPATRGEVVLRDPAVRARVDGENLPLGERARVTLTEASIPDRRVRFTL; encoded by the coding sequence GTGCCCACGCGTCACCTCAGCCTCGCCTCCACTACGTCCGCCGAGGTGCGGGCCGCGCTCGCAGCGTTGCGAGCCGAGATCGGCCTGCCCGCCATGTTCACCCCCGATGTCATCGACGAAGCCCGGGCCGCGGCCCAGCGCGACATCACGCGCGACCGGCAGGATCGCCGTGACGTCGACTTCGTCACCATCGACCCGCCCGGCTCGATGGACCTCGATCAGGCCGTGCACGTCGCCTCCTCGGGCGACGGGTACATCGTGCGCTACGCCATCGCCGACGTCGCGGCGTTCGTCACTCCCGGCAGCGCGCTCGACCGTGAGGTCAACCGCCGCGGCACCACGGTCTACGGTCCCGACACGCGCACGCCGCTGCACCCGCCAGTGCTGTCCGAGGGCGCGGCGAGCCTGCTGCCGTCGCAGGACCGCCCGGCCGTGCTGTGGACCATCGGCCTCGACCCGCACGGCGAGATCACCTCGGCGAGCGTCGCGCGCGCCCTGGTGCGCTCGCGCGCCCGCCTCACCTACGGCGAGGCGCAGTCCGCGCTCGACGACGGCACCGCTCCCGAGTCGCTCCAGCTCCTCGCCGACGTCGGCCGCCTGCGTCAGGCGCGTGAGCGCGACCGCGGCGGCGTCTCGCTCGACGTGCCGGAGCAGGAGGTCGCGCAACGTCGCGACGGGTCGTTCGGGCTGACCTTCCGCCGCACACTGCCCGTCGAGGGCTGGAACGCGCAGATCTCGCTGCTCGCGGGCATCGCCGCGGCCCGCATGATGCGCGAGGTCGGCGTCGGCGTCTTTCGCACGCTGCCGCCCGCGGACCCGCGCGACCTCGCGCGGCTGCACCGCACCGCCGACGCGCTCGGCATCGACTGGCCGTATGACCTGCCGTACCCCGATCTGCTGACCCGCCTCGAGTCGCGTCGCCCGGCGCACGCCGCGTTCCTCAACGAGGCCACCACGCTGTTCCGCGGCGCCGGCTACCTCGCGTTCGGCGTCCCGGGCCCGGACGGCGTGCCGGTGCGCCTGCCCGACGCCGGCTCACCCGCGGTCGACGGCGTCTCGCGCCACGCGGCGATCGCGTCCGAGTACGCGCACGTCACCGCGCCGCTGCGCCGCCTGGTCGACCGCTACGGCGCCGAGGTGTGCCTGGCCCACTCGGCGGGTCGGGACGTGCCGCGCTGGGTCGTCGACGCGTTGCCGCGCCTGCCGCAGACGATGGCCGCGACCGGCCGCGTCGCCTCGTCCTTCGCGCGCTCGTGCGTCGACATCGTCGAGGCGGCGCTGCTCGGCCCGCGTGTGGGCCAGCGGTTCGACGCCGTCGTGGTCGACGTCGTGGAGCGCGAGGGCCGCCCCGCGACGCGTGGCGAGGTGGTGTTGCGCGACCCGGCCGTGCGGGCGCGGGTCGACGGCGAGAACCTGCCGCTGGGTGAGCGTGCGCGCGTGACGCTGACCGAGGCGTCGATCCCGGACCGACGGGTCCGGTTCACGCTGTAG
- a CDS encoding formate/nitrite transporter family protein, with protein MSPTAVVDEMVTTGAYKAARPARKIMVQAILASFVFGAVTLLAGTVATQTGVNFTGALVFPMALVIVILLGLELVTSTMGLVPLAWWRGQARGVDVFRAIGWALLGHIIGCGIFAFVAWATITEMGHDLDAPVAVWIRGLAEHKTHGYQALGVGAGLSLVFLRAVLCNWLVSLGAVMGMTSRTTGGKIAAIWLPITLFFGLQWEHSVVNLFVIPAAMLMGADITFADWWLWNEIPVILGNLVGAATLTGAGLWLAHHGSMPWRRREVAPRVRH; from the coding sequence GTGTCGCCGACCGCCGTCGTCGATGAGATGGTCACCACCGGGGCCTACAAGGCGGCCCGACCCGCTCGCAAGATCATGGTCCAGGCGATCCTCGCCTCGTTCGTGTTCGGGGCCGTGACCCTGCTGGCCGGGACGGTCGCGACGCAGACCGGCGTCAACTTCACCGGCGCCCTCGTGTTCCCGATGGCGCTGGTCATCGTCATCCTGCTCGGGCTGGAGCTCGTGACCTCGACCATGGGGCTCGTGCCGCTCGCGTGGTGGCGGGGCCAGGCCCGCGGCGTCGACGTCTTTCGGGCCATCGGCTGGGCGCTGTTGGGCCACATCATCGGCTGCGGCATCTTCGCGTTCGTCGCCTGGGCGACCATCACCGAGATGGGCCACGACCTCGATGCGCCCGTCGCCGTGTGGATCCGCGGCCTGGCCGAGCACAAGACCCACGGCTACCAGGCGCTGGGCGTCGGCGCCGGCCTGAGCCTGGTGTTCCTGCGCGCGGTGCTGTGCAACTGGCTGGTGTCGCTCGGCGCCGTCATGGGCATGACCTCGCGCACCACGGGCGGCAAGATCGCCGCCATCTGGCTGCCCATCACCCTGTTCTTCGGGCTCCAGTGGGAGCACTCGGTGGTCAACCTGTTCGTCATCCCCGCGGCGATGCTCATGGGCGCCGACATCACGTTCGCCGACTGGTGGCTGTGGAACGAGATCCCCGTGATCCTCGGCAACCTCGTGGGCGCCGCGACCCTCACCGGGGCCGGTCTGTGGCTCGCCCACCACGGGTCGATGCCTTGGAGGCGGCGCGAGGTCGCCCCGCGCGTGCGCCACTGA
- a CDS encoding NADPH-dependent FMN reductase — MPSLSPLTTPVVIVSGNPRAASRTLAVAQTLAARLTARLDIGAVGADDVAIDVIELSDLAHELFAAERPAADAALRRLASAPLAVVATPVYKASYTGLLKAFLDLYGPDGLAGVVVVPVVVSGNPAHALAGEAHLRPVLVELGAIVPTRTFAVTEAQLADLDAVTDAWVTRHLSALARTLGTPEPGASRPLVEVAR, encoded by the coding sequence ATGCCATCGCTCTCGCCTCTCACGACCCCGGTCGTGATCGTCTCCGGAAACCCCCGCGCCGCTTCCCGCACCCTCGCGGTGGCGCAGACCCTCGCCGCACGCCTGACGGCGCGCCTGGATATCGGCGCCGTCGGCGCCGACGACGTGGCGATCGACGTCATCGAGTTGTCCGACCTCGCGCACGAGCTGTTCGCGGCCGAGCGCCCCGCGGCCGACGCCGCCTTGCGCCGCCTGGCCTCGGCGCCGCTGGCCGTCGTGGCCACGCCCGTCTACAAGGCCTCCTACACCGGCCTGCTCAAGGCCTTCCTCGACCTGTACGGGCCCGACGGGCTGGCCGGCGTCGTCGTCGTGCCCGTCGTCGTCTCGGGCAACCCCGCGCATGCGCTCGCCGGTGAGGCGCACCTGCGGCCCGTGCTCGTGGAGTTGGGGGCCATCGTGCCGACGCGCACCTTCGCGGTGACCGAGGCGCAGCTCGCCGACCTCGACGCCGTCACCGATGCGTGGGTCACCCGTCACCTGTCCGCCCTCGCCCGAACGCTCGGCACGCCCGAGCCGGGCGCCTCCCGCCCGCTCGTGGAGGTCGCGCGATGA
- a CDS encoding flavin reductase family protein — translation MTAEDLAPLELLLAEQDEPQLTPGAFKDVFRRHPAGVAVVALEHEGRPVGFTATSVISVSADPPLLAFSLASSSSSWPAVSQARTLAVSFLADDQDDVSARFATSGIDRFAAGGWTALPTGEPVIDHAVSWVRARIVQRTPVGDSYLVSLRALESGTSDASPLVYRDRAYYRLRP, via the coding sequence ATGACCGCCGAGGACCTGGCCCCACTCGAACTGCTGCTCGCCGAACAGGACGAGCCGCAACTGACCCCGGGTGCGTTCAAGGACGTCTTCCGTCGGCACCCGGCGGGCGTCGCCGTCGTCGCGCTGGAGCACGAGGGGCGTCCGGTCGGCTTCACCGCGACCTCCGTCATCTCGGTGTCGGCCGACCCGCCCCTGCTGGCGTTCTCGCTCGCGTCGTCCTCGTCGTCATGGCCCGCGGTCTCACAGGCGCGCACGCTCGCCGTCTCGTTCCTCGCCGACGACCAGGACGACGTCTCGGCCCGCTTCGCGACCAGCGGCATCGACCGCTTCGCCGCGGGCGGCTGGACCGCCCTGCCGACGGGCGAGCCAGTCATCGACCACGCCGTGTCGTGGGTGCGCGCCCGCATCGTCCAGCGCACGCCGGTCGGCGACAGCTACTTGGTCTCGCTGCGGGCGCTTGAGTCGGGGACGTCGGACGCCTCCCCGCTCGTCTACCGTGACCGCGCGTACTACCGCCTGCGCCCCTAA
- a CDS encoding YjhG/YagF family D-xylonate dehydratase gives MMYDALLDSDESIYSIRSNAPGPQGRLPLSQQMLRDRPSGDIFGLTQSAGMGWDTANMLGPQVMIVSTMGGVRNPDGSPVALGLHSGHFELETQVRAAAEQVAKLGGMPFATFVSDQCDGRSQGTEGMFDSLPYRNDGSQTMRRLIRSLPRRRAILGVATCDKGLPATMMALASQREYPTVLIPGGSTLPPTEGEDLAAIQSIGARFSNNELTLDDAATLGCRACASPGGGCHFMGTAATSQVVAEALGLALPHTALAPSGEPVWVDGARAAARAVLAMHARGLTTSDILTDKSVENAMVVHAAVGGSTNLLLHVPAIAHQAGLRRPTVEDWQRVNARVPRIVSVLPNGPVMHPTAHMFLAGGVPEVMLRLRDFGVLHLDALTATGDPLGDVLEWWETSERRIRFQETLRAQEGKVAEDIVMSPKTAASRGLTSTVTFPTGNIAPEGSVVKSTAIDPSRIGADGVFLHNGPARVFTAEADAIAAIKTQSVKPGDIMVILGGGPRGTGMEETFQVTNALKYVSYGKQISLITDARFSGVSTGACIGHVGPEALAGGPISKLRDGDLIEIRIDTRSLVGSIDFLGGSDAPVTADEGAAILAARNPHPQMRPHPLLPDDTRLWAALQAVSGGMWGGSVYDVDRIVEVLDAGSRALKGAATTQ, from the coding sequence ATGATGTACGACGCTCTACTCGACTCAGACGAGTCAATCTACTCGATCCGGTCAAACGCGCCGGGCCCGCAGGGACGACTGCCCCTCAGCCAGCAGATGCTTCGGGATCGGCCGTCCGGCGACATCTTCGGCCTCACCCAGTCTGCCGGAATGGGCTGGGACACCGCCAACATGCTTGGCCCGCAGGTCATGATCGTCTCGACCATGGGTGGGGTACGCAACCCCGACGGCTCACCTGTCGCACTGGGGCTGCACTCAGGTCATTTCGAACTGGAGACGCAGGTCCGGGCTGCCGCCGAGCAAGTTGCCAAGCTCGGCGGCATGCCGTTCGCCACGTTTGTCTCTGATCAGTGCGACGGCCGCTCGCAGGGCACGGAGGGCATGTTCGACTCGCTGCCGTACCGAAACGACGGCTCGCAGACCATGCGTCGCCTCATCCGCTCCCTTCCTCGTCGCCGTGCCATCCTCGGTGTAGCCACGTGTGACAAAGGGCTGCCTGCAACAATGATGGCACTCGCCTCACAACGCGAGTATCCGACGGTGCTGATTCCCGGAGGCTCCACCCTGCCGCCCACCGAGGGTGAGGACCTCGCGGCAATTCAGTCAATCGGCGCCCGCTTCTCCAACAACGAACTCACTCTCGATGATGCGGCGACCCTCGGATGTCGGGCCTGCGCCTCGCCAGGTGGTGGTTGCCACTTCATGGGCACGGCTGCGACCAGCCAGGTCGTAGCCGAGGCGCTCGGCCTCGCGCTGCCGCACACGGCGCTCGCCCCGTCCGGTGAGCCGGTGTGGGTCGACGGCGCACGGGCCGCCGCCCGTGCGGTGCTCGCGATGCATGCGCGCGGTCTGACGACGTCGGACATCCTCACGGACAAGTCGGTCGAGAACGCCATGGTGGTGCATGCCGCCGTTGGCGGGTCGACAAACCTGCTGCTTCATGTTCCGGCGATCGCTCATCAGGCAGGGCTGCGTCGTCCAACGGTCGAGGATTGGCAGCGGGTCAACGCGCGAGTACCGCGCATCGTTTCGGTGCTGCCCAACGGGCCTGTCATGCACCCCACCGCGCACATGTTCCTCGCGGGAGGTGTCCCCGAAGTAATGCTGCGCTTGCGTGACTTTGGGGTGCTGCACCTCGACGCGCTCACCGCCACGGGCGACCCTCTCGGTGACGTTCTGGAGTGGTGGGAGACTTCGGAGCGCCGGATCCGCTTCCAGGAGACGCTCCGTGCGCAGGAGGGCAAGGTGGCTGAGGACATCGTCATGTCACCGAAGACGGCAGCTTCCCGCGGTCTCACCTCAACCGTGACGTTCCCGACCGGGAACATCGCTCCGGAGGGCTCCGTCGTGAAGTCCACCGCCATCGACCCGTCCCGAATCGGCGCCGACGGCGTGTTCCTTCACAACGGCCCCGCGCGCGTGTTCACGGCCGAAGCCGACGCCATCGCCGCGATCAAGACCCAGTCCGTCAAGCCTGGCGACATCATGGTCATCCTCGGCGGGGGGCCTCGCGGCACCGGAATGGAGGAGACCTTCCAGGTGACCAACGCGCTCAAGTACGTCAGCTACGGCAAGCAGATCTCCCTGATCACGGATGCACGGTTCTCCGGAGTCTCGACGGGAGCCTGCATCGGTCACGTCGGCCCCGAGGCACTTGCTGGCGGTCCGATCTCCAAACTGCGGGACGGTGACTTGATCGAGATCCGGATCGACACCCGCAGTCTCGTCGGTTCCATCGACTTCCTCGGCGGCTCGGACGCTCCGGTGACCGCTGATGAGGGGGCCGCGATCCTCGCTGCCCGCAACCCGCACCCCCAGATGCGTCCGCACCCGTTGCTGCCCGACGACACTCGTCTGTGGGCGGCGCTGCAGGCCGTCTCGGGCGGGATGTGGGGTGGGTCGGTGTATGACGTCGACCGCATCGTCGAGGTGCTCGACGCGGGATCCCGAGCCCTCAAGGGTGCCGCGACCACACAGTGA